Within the Bacillus marinisedimentorum genome, the region AAGAAGGAAGAAGCGCTGCCGATTTCTTTGCTGAAGACAATCGAAGTAAATCGGAAGAAATAAAAGGAGAGCAGGGCCCGCTAAGCGGGTGCTCTCCTCATTTCGAGCGCTGGCGGCATAAACGGTTCATCCTTTTGAAGGAAGACCGCCCTTCCTGAGAAGGTTCCGCATATGCATATGCCGCTAAGCGGGTGCTCTTCGCATTTCTAAAAAAATCACGAACGTTTTCTTGTTTGTTTTTCCAGTATATAATTGTGGAGGGATTTTTCAGTTTCGCCGTTTACCTGTTCAAATGCATGCTTCGGATTGGCACGCGGTGACTGAAAAGGGTTTTGGTGCATGTTGTCAAAGAACTTTTTCTGTTTGCTCAATAGAAACACCTCCATTTAAGATGCGTTCCTTATTCCTTTGTGCGTGTCTGGTTTGATTTTCTCATGCGTTCCTGCGGCCTGGTGTTGATTGTGCCATCCGCCCGCCGGGAAGAATATTCGGCTTTGGCGCGCGGTTCGCCGTCAAGTGACATGTTTGGAGGGAAACCCTGCTCTTTATTGCGCATCTCATGAACCTCCTTTTGATTTGGGTTCATTTATAGTATGAATAAATAACCGGCTATTTATGTAAGCATAGCTGGACTGGAGGGAATGTTATGGAAGATATTTTTGAACGGCTTGCCAACGATCTCCTGTATGTGAACAATCAGCTTTCCTACTATCAGGCCCGGACATGGGTTGAAGTGCTGTGGGAGGATTTTGAAACGACACGGGCAAGAGCCGGACGCAGTTATAAAGGGAAAGAAGTGTCGGAGCACGTGGTGAGAGAGTGGATCCGCCAATATGGACCTGCGCTTCATGATTTCAAAAGCGATAACCCGAAGTTCTCCCATTTGTTTGAAGACAGGGGCTTAAAGCATTAAAAGAAGCGATGACAGCATGCTGTCATCGCTTTTTAGCCCGGTACCAGGTCAAGTTTTTTCCGCAGTTTTTCCTCACTGAATACCCATCCTGTATAGGAACTTTGAATGTCCATTGTATGGGAGAGCTGGACAACTGCTACAAAAGGGTAGTGTCCTTTACTCCAATAGCGCAAATCGATGAACTTCACTTCAATGAAATCATCGTATTCCCGGACAACCCAGCGGTATACCGGTGAGAAGGACAGGAAT harbors:
- a CDS encoding YpzG family protein; protein product: MSKQKKFFDNMHQNPFQSPRANPKHAFEQVNGETEKSLHNYILEKQTRKRS
- the sspK gene encoding small, acid-soluble spore protein K, with translation MRNKEQGFPPNMSLDGEPRAKAEYSSRRADGTINTRPQERMRKSNQTRTKE
- a CDS encoding YfhJ family protein, producing the protein MEDIFERLANDLLYVNNQLSYYQARTWVEVLWEDFETTRARAGRSYKGKEVSEHVVREWIRQYGPALHDFKSDNPKFSHLFEDRGLKH